The sequence below is a genomic window from Thermodesulfovibrionales bacterium.
GTCCTCGAATACCTTCTTGGAGAAAAGGGGTACTCCCGGGAGGAGATAGAGACGGACCGAATCTTTGATATCACCGTGGATGGCAGGACCGAGAGGACAGCGGTTGACTATCTCATGAAGATCGGGGGGAAGAGGTTCATGGCGATAAAGTGCTCTCCCGGGGCGCTCGAATCGAGAGAGAGGCATCTCATATCCTTCGCGAGGGTTGTAGATGCGTATCAGATCCCCTATGCTTTAGTTACTGACGGGTTTCAGGCACGACTGCTCGATACCATTACGGGTAAACTCGTCTCCGAAGGTCTGGATTCGATACCCGAGGCTGCTCAGGCGAGGGATGTCGTCAAGACGGCGGAACTCATTCCCTATCCCGCGGAGAGGATGGAAAAGGAGAAGCGGATCCTCCTCGCCTTTGAATCGATCAAGTGCACTGAGGAGTCCTGCGAGTAGGTTCATCGGACACTTTTCTTTC
It includes:
- a CDS encoding type I restriction enzyme HsdR N-terminal domain-containing protein, which produces MSEAFDREKLIREKIGKTEERAVMSLSLIREIVLEYLLGEKGYSREEIETDRIFDITVDGRTERTAVDYLMKIGGKRFMAIKCSPGALESRERHLISFARVVDAYQIPYALVTDGFQARLLDTITGKLVSEGLDSIPEAAQARDVVKTAELIPYPAERMEKEKRILLAFESIKCTEESCE